A genomic region of Nostoc sp. UHCC 0702 contains the following coding sequences:
- a CDS encoding tellurite resistance TerB family protein, with protein sequence MGLSDTVLGKQNQIQELFSPAEAFAAITLAATASDGYLSDEEARGISAALSRMKLFRSYSDDVMRRLFDKLLGIIRRDGINTLFNLAQESLPQDLREAAFAVATDLVLADGIVTEEEHSFLNDLYQALGLSSEIALQIVQVMLIKNHA encoded by the coding sequence ATGGGTTTATCTGATACAGTATTGGGCAAGCAAAACCAAATTCAAGAATTATTCAGTCCAGCGGAAGCTTTTGCAGCTATTACTCTGGCCGCGACAGCCTCAGATGGTTATCTTTCTGATGAAGAAGCCCGTGGAATCTCTGCTGCGCTGTCTCGGATGAAGCTTTTTAGAAGCTATTCTGATGATGTAATGAGGAGGCTGTTTGACAAACTCCTAGGCATTATCCGGCGGGATGGAATCAATACGTTGTTTAATCTAGCTCAAGAATCTCTACCCCAAGACTTGCGAGAAGCAGCTTTTGCAGTAGCGACTGATCTGGTTTTAGCCGATGGCATCGTGACTGAAGAAGAACACAGTTTTTTAAATGATCTGTATCAGGCTTTAGGTCTTTCCAGTGAAATAGCGCTGCAAATCGTGCAGGTGATGTTAATCAAAAACCACGCTTAA